In one Rutidosis leptorrhynchoides isolate AG116_Rl617_1_P2 chromosome 8, CSIRO_AGI_Rlap_v1, whole genome shotgun sequence genomic region, the following are encoded:
- the LOC139865016 gene encoding LRR receptor kinase SERK2-like encodes MHLNIIDEMLDLNQDEQEQVMKIIEIALLCTESPVSNRPTMSEVVLMLREGQLLGNRELTRPTNFVHNQDRRIHIGT; translated from the coding sequence ATGCATTTGAACATCATTGATGAGATGTTGGATTTGAACCAAGACGAACAAGAACAAGTGATGAAAATAATTGAGATTGCTTTATTGTGCACCGAGTCACCAGTTTCAAACAGACCAACAATGTCAGAAGTGGTATTGATGCTTCGGGAAGGTCAGTTATTGGGGAATAGAGAGCTAACAAGACCTACTAATTTTGTGCACAATCAAGATAGGAGGATTCATATAGGCACTTGA